In Musa acuminata AAA Group cultivar baxijiao chromosome BXJ2-8, Cavendish_Baxijiao_AAA, whole genome shotgun sequence, one genomic interval encodes:
- the LOC135619248 gene encoding large ribosomal subunit protein bL19c-like has product MGTAALLHPLLSLPTPSPRIPKPRVCLSSSFLPFASISRAPPLAFGSATIRRCKESRAAVPKASSEEEGAVGDLEAGPEEEGAPGNETAEENSEDSEAEAEEKPPRRPIIKLGDVMGILNKRAIEASEKERPVPDIRTGDIVEIKLEVPENRRRASIYKGIVISKQNAGIHTTIRIRRIIAGVGVEIVFPVYSPNIKEIKVVSHRKVRRARLYYLRDKLPRLSTFK; this is encoded by the exons ATGGGCACCGCCGCGCTCCTCCACCCTCTGCTCTCTCTTCCCACACCCTCTCCTCGCATCCCCAAGCCACGCGTTTGCCTGTCCTCTTCATTCCTCCCATTCGCCTCCATCTCTAGGGCTCCTCCGCTGGCGTTTGGTTCTGCAACGATTCGTCGGTGCAAGGAATCCAGGGCGGCTGTACCCAAAGCGAGCTCGGAAGAAGAGGGAGCGGTGGGAGATCTTGAGGCTGGCCCAGAGGAAGAGGGAGCCCCGGGAAACGAGACGGCGGAGGAGAACTCCGAGGATTCTGAGGCGGAAGCCGAGGAGAAGCCTCCCAGGAGACCGATAATTAAGCTCGGGGATGTAATGGGG ATTCTGAACAAGAGGGCAATTGAGGCCTCGGAGAAGGAAAGGCCCGTGCCGGACATCAGGACCGGCGATATCGTAGAGATTAAACTG GAAGTCCCGGAGAATAGGCGTCGGGCGTCCATTTATAAGGGTATAGTTATTTCGAAGCAAAATGCAGGTATTCACACCACAATCCGTATCAGGAGAATTATAGCTGGCGTCGGGGTCGAGATTGTTTTCCCAGT GTACTCACCTAACATCAAGGAGATCAAAGTTGTGAGCCACAGGAAGGTACGAAGGGCAAGGCTGTACTACTTGAGGGACAAGCTTCCCCGTCTTTCAACCTTCAAGTAA